GTCGCTGGAAATTCTCATTACCATTCTGGTGGTGATTGTGATGGTATATAACCTAAGAGCTTCATTCCTTATTTCCAGCCTTTTGCCCATTGCCGTGCTCATGGTGTTTATTGCCATGCGATACTTTGGTGTCGATGCGAATATTGTAGCACTATCAGGAATAGCCATTGCCATCGGAACAATGGTGGACTTAGGTATTATTCTTTCTGAAAATATCATCAAGCATATTGATGAAGCCCCACCAAGCCAAAAACTAATTGATACCATTTACAATGGAGCATCAGAGGTGGCCACTGCGATATTAACGGCTGTCTCTACCACAATTGTGAGTTTTGTCCCTGTATTTACCATGCAGGCAGCAGAAGGCAAGCTGTTTGGTCCTCTGGCTTTTACAAAGACTTTTGCCCTTTTAGCTGCATTGATCGTTTCATTGCTGATTTTACCAACGCTGGCACATTGGTTTTTTGGATTCAATATCAAAAACAAGTTTTTAAGAAAGTATGGTCATTACGGCTTAGTACTTATTGGAATTATAAGCCTCTTTATTGGACAGGTTTGGACGGGAGTGTTACTAATTCAATTTGGAATCATCGGTATTGTAAAAAACATTGAACAGCTCAAAAATGCTTCACTTCCGACTGTAATAAAGTTCTTACTCAAGTATGCGGAATTAATCATTGTCCTGTTGGGAGTCATTTGGTTGCTGGCAAAATATTGGTTACCACTAGGTGCATCTAAATCCCTTCTCCTCAACTTTGTTTTTGTTGCCCTATTGGTCGGTGTTATACTCGGTGCGTTTAGGCTATTGGAATTTCAATACAAAAAAATCCTCACTTGGTGTTTAAATAACAAAATCAAGTTTTTGATTATCCCGACTATACTCATCCTATTAGGTGCAAATATTTGGCTTGGCTTCAATGCTGTTTTTGGTTTTGTCTCCAAGGGTTTTGAGAAGGTTGGATGGAATTTGGATCAGACCAAAGGATGGTCAGCCATGTCCCAAACCTTTCCAGGTATAGGAAAGGAATTTATGCCTTCTCTGGATGAAGGCAGCTTTCTGTTGATGCCAACCTCAATGCCTCATTCCGGAGTAACATTCAATCGAAAGATAGTAGGCCAGTTGGATATGCTACTAACCAGTATCCCCGAAGTAGAGCTAACGGTTGGTAAACTCGGACGGGTAGAATCAGCCCTTGACCCAGCCCCTATTTCTATGTATGAAAACATTATCAATTACAAGCCAGAATATATTCTGAACAAAAAAGGACACAGGCAAAGGTTTAAAGTAGATAAAAACAATCGCTTTATAACAGTTTCTGGTGATTCACTAACCAATCAAGAAGGGTTAAGTAAAGGCATTGAAGCCAAGGAACTCATTGCAGATGAAAATGGGGAGTACTATCGCAATTGGCGTGATCACATTCAATCACCTGATGATATTTGGAATGAGATAGTAAAAGCCACCAAACTACCAGGTGTCACCTCAGCACCTAAGCTTCAACCGATTGAAACTCGGTTGGTCATGCTCCAAACGGGGATGCGAGCTCCTATGGGAATCAAGGTATATGGCCCTGACCTGAAAACAATAGAGAACTTTGGATTGCAGTTGGAGAATGTTCTAAAAGAAGTGCCTTCTGTAAAGGCAGAAGCAGTATTTGCGGATAGAATTGTAGGTAAGCCCTACATACACCTCAACATAAATAGGGATGAAATCTCGCGATACGGATTGAACATTGAGGATGTTCAACAGACCATAGAAACCGCAATTGGTGGAATGAAAATAACCTCTACTGTAGAAGGCCGTGAACGATTTCCTGTAAGGGTTCGCTATCCAAGAGAATTGAGGGATGACCCTGAAGCATTGGGTAAAATACTAATGCCTACACCCACAGGTGCTCAAATTCCATTATCTCAAATCATAGACTTTGAATATGTAAGGGGTCCACAAGCGATAAAAAGTGAAGAAACCTTTCTGGTTGGCTATGTACTGTTTGATAAACGTGCTGGTTTCTCGGAAGTCACCGTGGTAAACGATGCTCAACGCACAATTCAGGATAAAATTGATTCAGGTGAACTGACCGTACCTGCTGGTGTCAGCTATAAGTTTTCAGGGAGTTATGAAAACCAGGTGAGGGCAGAAAAACGGCTTTCTATAATAGTTCCTTTGGTATTAGGAATTGTGTTTCTCATTCTTTATTTCCAGTTCCGTTCGGTATCTACTTCATTAATGGTATTTACTGGAATAGCAATGGCCTTTAGTGGTGGTTTTATCATGCTATGGCTCTATGGGCAAATTTGGTTTGCAGACTTCTCAGTCTTCGGCACAAACTTTCGTGATTTATTCCAAATACATACTATTAATTTAAGTGTGGCAGTTTGGGTTGGCTTTATTGCCCTTTTTGGAATAGCTACTGACGATGGTGTATTGATGGCTACCTATCTGGATCAAAGCTTTGATAGAAATAAAACAGATAATATAAAAGGAATAAGAGCGGCAACAGTAGAAGCAGGGCAGCGCAGAATAAAGCCAGCAGTAATGACAACTGCCACGACCATCATTGCTTTACTACCTATCCTCACTTCAACAGGAAGAGGTTCAGATATTATGATACCCATGGCATTGCCTGCTGTTGGAGGGATGCTATTTGCTGCCATCACTTATTTCATCGTTCCGGTGATTTACTGCTGGAGAGAAGAACGTAAAATTTTAAAAGGCCAATCATGAAAAAAATAATCATAATCATATTCACGGCATTTGGCTTTTCCACATTAACAAATGCTCAGTCGTTAGATGACTATTTCAAGTTAGCGGCAGAAAACAATCCGGGATTGCAGGCTAAATACAAATCCTTTGAAGCTGCCATGCAAAAAGTGACACAAGTTAGCAGCTTGCCAGACCCCAATCTTTCCTTCGGTTATTTCGTGTCTCCGGTGGAAACAAGAGTGGGGCCGCAACGAGCAAGGTTTTCTTTGACACAAATGTTTCCATGGTTCGGCACTTTAAAAGCCCAGGAAGATGCTGCTACTTTAATGGCAGAAGCAACATATCAAGAGTTTTTAGATGCCCGAAACAAATTGTACTACCAAGTATCAGCATCATATTATCCACTCTATGAGCTGCATAAGTTGATTTCCATTGAAGAAGAAAATCAACGCATCCTGTCCTCATACAAAGAGATAGCCACTATTCAATTTCAAAACGATAAAGGCTCAATGGTAGATGTATTGCGGGTGGATATTATGCTCAAAGATGCAACTAGTAATTTGTCTATACTGGAACAAAAGCAAAAACCTCTTGTAACTCGTTTTAATAAGCTTTTGAATCGGTCTGATGACGACAATATTGTTGTTCAGGACTCTTTATTCACTTTTAGTTTACCTGCAAACTATCGTAAAGACTCGTTACTCGCGTCCAATCCTATTCTTGATGAATTGGAGTTGAAAATTGAAGCAAGTAAAGCAAGTGAACAAGCCGCAATCAAGCAGGGTCTTCCAAAACTTGGTGTAGGCTTAGATTATGTAATCGTAGGTCAACGTACGGATGTGTCATTACCTGATAATGGTCAAGATGTATTTATGCCAATGGTGTCTGTGAGCCTTCCAATTTTCAGAGGAAAATATAAAGCAGCACAAAAAGAAGCTCAACTCATGCAAGAATCTTATTCCCTGCAAAGAGAAGAAGCTGCTAACAGGCTAATCAGTTCCTATGACATGATTTGGTTCGAGATCCAAAAACAGATTGAGTTGATACAGTTATACGAAGAACAAATACAGGAGTCTAGGCAATCATTAAACCTTTTATTCTCTGCTTACAGCACTTCGGGAAAAGACTTTGAAGAAGTACTTAGGATGCAACAACAAATATTAAAGTATCAAAAAATGAAAGCTACTGCCTTGTCGGAATACCACATCGCATTAGCAGAACTGGATTATATCACAGCTAAATCGAAATAATCATGGAAAATAAACATCATAATCATACAAACGAAGATCACAAGCATAGTCATGAACACCATGACCATAGTAATCATAATAATGGCCATGAATCTCATGACCATCACCAGGGACATCATGCCCACATGATTGAAGATTTCAAAAAACGCTTTTGGATTTCTTTAGTCATCACCCTGCCTATCGTAGTGCTTGCACCAATGATACAGGGATTAATCGGTTATGAACTTCGCTTCAATGGTGATCGATATGTTCAATTCGTGCTTTCATCCATTATTTTCTTTTATGGAGGTTGGCCATTCCTAAAAGGTCTCGCAGATGAAGTAAAAAAGAAAGCTCCGGGTATGATGACTTTGATTGCTTTAGCTATTTCAGTAGCCTATTTCTACAGTTCAGCTGTAGTATTTGGACTTGGTGGCAAAATCTTCTTTTGGGAACTCGCCAGCTTAATCGTCATCATGCTATTAGGCCACTGGATAGAGATGAAATCCGTTATGGGAGCTTCCAATGCCTTGCAGGAATTGGCCAAAATGATGCCTTCAACAGCTCGCAGAATTAAAGAAGATGGGGAGCATGAAGATGTGCCTATTGATAATTTAAAAGGCAATGACACCATACTGGTAAGACCAGGCGAAAAAATCCCTGCTGATGGTATCGTATTGGAAGGTGAAAGTCATGTAAATGAATCCATGCTTACTGGGGAATCAAAACCAGTAACCAAACATAGAAATGATCAGGTTATTGGTGGTTCGGTCAATGACAATGGCACCTTAAAAATCAAAGTGAAGCATACGGGCAAAGATTCCTACTTGTCTAAGGTGATAGAAATGGTGAAAGAAGCTCAGGAAACGAAATCCAAAACCCAAAATCTGGCAGATAAAGCCGCTGCATGGTTATTCTACATCGCTTTAGGAGCAGGTATGACCACACTTGTAGTATGGTTGAGCCTCGGTAAAGACTTTGAATATGCATTAGAACGTATGGTAACCGTCATGATTATCTCATGTCCTCATGCTTTGGGCTTAGCTGTCCCTTTAGTAGTGGCCATTTCCACGGCTGTTTCTGCTAAAAATGGATTATTGATCAGAAACCGAACAGCATTTGAGAATGCAAGGAAACTAACCGCAATCATATTCGACAAAACAGGCACTTTAACCAAAGGTGAATTTGGGGTAACACGGTTTAAAAGTACTTTAGACAATTACTCGGACAATGAATTACTTCAAATTGCTGCGTCTATAGAAAATAGTTCTGAGCATCCTATAGCGGCAGGTATCGTTCGTAAGGCAAAAGCAAATGATTTGACTTTACAAGAGCCTGAGAACTTCCAAAATATTACAGGAAAAGGAATCAAGGCAAACCTAAAAGGACAGGAAATCAAAATTGTTAGTCCAGGAATGCTTACAGAGCAGGGATTTGACACTCCAGCTGATGCTTTTAAAACAGAGGATGAAACGGTAGTATTTGTTTTGATTGACAATTCATTGGCAGGATACATTGCCCTTGCAGACGAAATTCGACCAGAATCTTTATCAGCAATAAATACGCTAAAAGAGAGAGGTATAAAAGTTTACATGGCAACAGGTGATAACCAGCAAGTGGCAAAAGCAGTTAGCCAGCAACTCTCTTTGGACAACTTCTATGCAGAAGTACTCCCCGAAGACAAACAACGCATCATTAAAGAGCTTCAGGAAAAAGGTGAATTTGTAGCCATGACGGGTGATGGTGTAAATGATGCCCCTGCTCTTGCACAGGCTAATGTGGGGATTGCCGTTGGTTCGGGCACAGATGTAGCAGCCGAAACGGCTGATATTGTTTTGGTCAACAGTAACCCGAAAGACATTGCCAATTTGATTCTTTTCGGTGCGGCTACTTACAAAAAAATGATGCAAAACTTATGGTGGGCAGCAGGTTACAACATTGTAGCCGTTCCTTTAGCTGCTGGTGTTTTGGCAGGTGTTGGGATTATTCTCAGCCCTGCCATCGGTGCGGTTCTAATGAGCCTTAGCACTGTGATAGTTGCTTTCAATGCACAATTATTAAAAAGACAAATCAAGAATTAAGATGAAAAATATAAATAAAACAACAGTAATTATAGCCATAAGCACAATGGCTATCGGCTTGCTACTTGGCTGGATAATTTTCGGAAGATCCAATGAAAACCAAACGGATGAACATAACCATACTGCAATGGCAGATTCCGAAACAATTTGGACATGCTCTATGCATCCACAGATCAGGAAGAGTGAATCAGGCGATTGTCCTATTTGTGGTATGGACTTGATTCCTTTGGAATCCACAGATGGTGAATTAGACCCTATGGCAGTGAGCATGTCACCAACTGCCATGCAGTTGGCACAGATTCAAACTATGGTGGTTAATAAGGGTAAGGCTGATAAATCAATTCGTCTAAATGGAAAAGTACAGGCAGATGAACGTTTGCTATCTACCCAATCTTCACACATCCCAGGCAGGATTGAAAAGCTTTCAGTCAATTTTACAGGAGAATTTGTGTCGGCAGGTCAGGTTTTGGCAA
The Croceimicrobium hydrocarbonivorans genome window above contains:
- a CDS encoding efflux RND transporter permease subunit, whose translation is MLNKIIKYFLENKLVTVLVLTGFVAWGIVTAPFGWQVGALPSDPVPVDAIPDIGENQQIVFTQWAGRSPQDIEDQISYPLTTYLLGIPGVKSIRSSSIFGFSSIYIIFSEDVEFYWSRSRILEKLNSLPSGLLPDAVQPALGPDATALGQVYWYTIEGRDKNGNPTGGWDLHEIRTVQDFYVKYGLNATEGVSEVASIGGFIQEYQIDVNPDALKAYNIPLHKVMQAVQKSNKDVGAKTIEINQAEYLVRGLGYVKKVEDIEKAVVAVQDNVPIRIKDIGVVSLGPATRRGILDKDGAEVVGGVVVARYGANPLQVINNVKAKIIEIAPGLPKKTLADGRESQLTIVPFYDRSELIYETLGTLEEALSLEILITILVVIVMVYNLRASFLISSLLPIAVLMVFIAMRYFGVDANIVALSGIAIAIGTMVDLGIILSENIIKHIDEAPPSQKLIDTIYNGASEVATAILTAVSTTIVSFVPVFTMQAAEGKLFGPLAFTKTFALLAALIVSLLILPTLAHWFFGFNIKNKFLRKYGHYGLVLIGIISLFIGQVWTGVLLIQFGIIGIVKNIEQLKNASLPTVIKFLLKYAELIIVLLGVIWLLAKYWLPLGASKSLLLNFVFVALLVGVILGAFRLLEFQYKKILTWCLNNKIKFLIIPTILILLGANIWLGFNAVFGFVSKGFEKVGWNLDQTKGWSAMSQTFPGIGKEFMPSLDEGSFLLMPTSMPHSGVTFNRKIVGQLDMLLTSIPEVELTVGKLGRVESALDPAPISMYENIINYKPEYILNKKGHRQRFKVDKNNRFITVSGDSLTNQEGLSKGIEAKELIADENGEYYRNWRDHIQSPDDIWNEIVKATKLPGVTSAPKLQPIETRLVMLQTGMRAPMGIKVYGPDLKTIENFGLQLENVLKEVPSVKAEAVFADRIVGKPYIHLNINRDEISRYGLNIEDVQQTIETAIGGMKITSTVEGRERFPVRVRYPRELRDDPEALGKILMPTPTGAQIPLSQIIDFEYVRGPQAIKSEETFLVGYVLFDKRAGFSEVTVVNDAQRTIQDKIDSGELTVPAGVSYKFSGSYENQVRAEKRLSIIVPLVLGIVFLILYFQFRSVSTSLMVFTGIAMAFSGGFIMLWLYGQIWFADFSVFGTNFRDLFQIHTINLSVAVWVGFIALFGIATDDGVLMATYLDQSFDRNKTDNIKGIRAATVEAGQRRIKPAVMTTATTIIALLPILTSTGRGSDIMIPMALPAVGGMLFAAITYFIVPVIYCWREERKILKGQS
- a CDS encoding TolC family protein encodes the protein MKKIIIIIFTAFGFSTLTNAQSLDDYFKLAAENNPGLQAKYKSFEAAMQKVTQVSSLPDPNLSFGYFVSPVETRVGPQRARFSLTQMFPWFGTLKAQEDAATLMAEATYQEFLDARNKLYYQVSASYYPLYELHKLISIEEENQRILSSYKEIATIQFQNDKGSMVDVLRVDIMLKDATSNLSILEQKQKPLVTRFNKLLNRSDDDNIVVQDSLFTFSLPANYRKDSLLASNPILDELELKIEASKASEQAAIKQGLPKLGVGLDYVIVGQRTDVSLPDNGQDVFMPMVSVSLPIFRGKYKAAQKEAQLMQESYSLQREEAANRLISSYDMIWFEIQKQIELIQLYEEQIQESRQSLNLLFSAYSTSGKDFEEVLRMQQQILKYQKMKATALSEYHIALAELDYITAKSK
- a CDS encoding copper-translocating P-type ATPase — translated: MENKHHNHTNEDHKHSHEHHDHSNHNNGHESHDHHQGHHAHMIEDFKKRFWISLVITLPIVVLAPMIQGLIGYELRFNGDRYVQFVLSSIIFFYGGWPFLKGLADEVKKKAPGMMTLIALAISVAYFYSSAVVFGLGGKIFFWELASLIVIMLLGHWIEMKSVMGASNALQELAKMMPSTARRIKEDGEHEDVPIDNLKGNDTILVRPGEKIPADGIVLEGESHVNESMLTGESKPVTKHRNDQVIGGSVNDNGTLKIKVKHTGKDSYLSKVIEMVKEAQETKSKTQNLADKAAAWLFYIALGAGMTTLVVWLSLGKDFEYALERMVTVMIISCPHALGLAVPLVVAISTAVSAKNGLLIRNRTAFENARKLTAIIFDKTGTLTKGEFGVTRFKSTLDNYSDNELLQIAASIENSSEHPIAAGIVRKAKANDLTLQEPENFQNITGKGIKANLKGQEIKIVSPGMLTEQGFDTPADAFKTEDETVVFVLIDNSLAGYIALADEIRPESLSAINTLKERGIKVYMATGDNQQVAKAVSQQLSLDNFYAEVLPEDKQRIIKELQEKGEFVAMTGDGVNDAPALAQANVGIAVGSGTDVAAETADIVLVNSNPKDIANLILFGAATYKKMMQNLWWAAGYNIVAVPLAAGVLAGVGIILSPAIGAVLMSLSTVIVAFNAQLLKRQIKN